A section of the Candidatus Moraniibacteriota bacterium genome encodes:
- a CDS encoding ATP-dependent Clp protease ATP-binding subunit, with product MLTPAFGEKLSFHARHALKEARDMARYTRTTEIEPRHLLLALSLEAGSLGSILLENIGFKKDAVGKLCLKKAPAKKHLGGSEYSPVLSPVAQSIVKRAYVLAKEHGYPYVGTEHLVAALLESEDPSLLAIIETLEVSEEKVRTALDTHLRFEHFPELARMFDFPDLPLIRGEMREREGANGASFLEQHAVELTETAGSETRFVGRERELDRLTHILGRKEKNNAILVGDPGVGKTALVTALALRMKEGQAGPVLSGKRIYSLDLASLVAGTSFRGEFENRVKELIHEVRQRPDVILFIDEIHTLIGTGNTQGGLDAANILKPALARGEIQVIGATTYSEFKRHFEKDAALERRFQPLQLPEPTPEETLQILEQAQSAYEAFHALVIDAAALRSAVDLSVRYIPDRFLPDKALDLIDEAASLVRHRKAGPSKSNFSTLLALERELGEAEHEKEHLIAEGAYDEAEALKRSITLIQKRLQDVTEHASAAEPKSKRAIVKHADILEIVSRATGIPFARLSEDTPAARLERVKSALGTKVIGQETAKEKVLTTLARSISGVNDPNRPLGSFLLLGPTGVGKTHLAKVLALEFFGDEKALIRLDMSEFMERHSVAQIIGAPAGYVGYGDGGKLTEAIRRRPYAVVLFDEIEKAHPDVFNILLQILDEGVLTDAEGRRVSFKNTLIILTSNIGTASFTQSAKVGFAEAVPGRVLRAEFEAIKREVLEELKKEMRPELLGRLDQVIVFNALDQQAIERIATLELDQLKARLAKQGIILTIPTAITRWIAEKSFAPEQGARLIRKNVQEYVESVLAERMLGKRLPKRLALSIQRGTVLAR from the coding sequence ATGCTCACTCCAGCCTTTGGCGAAAAGCTCTCGTTTCATGCGCGGCACGCTCTGAAAGAGGCGCGTGACATGGCTCGGTATACCCGGACCACCGAGATCGAACCGCGCCACCTCCTCCTCGCCCTTTCCCTCGAAGCGGGCAGCCTCGGCAGCATCCTCCTCGAAAATATCGGTTTCAAGAAAGACGCTGTCGGAAAGCTGTGTCTGAAGAAAGCACCCGCGAAGAAACACCTTGGTGGGTCAGAGTATTCGCCCGTCCTCTCCCCTGTCGCCCAGTCGATCGTGAAGCGTGCTTATGTCCTCGCCAAAGAGCATGGCTATCCATACGTCGGGACTGAGCATTTGGTCGCGGCCCTCCTCGAATCCGAAGACCCATCACTCCTCGCCATCATTGAGACACTTGAGGTCAGTGAAGAAAAAGTTCGCACGGCGCTCGACACCCATCTGCGGTTTGAGCACTTTCCCGAACTGGCTCGGATGTTTGATTTCCCCGATCTCCCACTGATCCGGGGCGAGATGCGAGAACGCGAAGGTGCCAATGGTGCCTCCTTCCTCGAACAGCACGCGGTCGAACTGACAGAGACCGCCGGGAGCGAGACCCGCTTCGTCGGCCGAGAGCGCGAATTGGACCGACTCACTCATATCCTTGGCCGCAAAGAAAAGAACAATGCGATCCTCGTCGGTGACCCGGGTGTCGGCAAGACCGCACTCGTCACTGCCTTGGCGCTCCGCATGAAAGAGGGTCAGGCCGGCCCGGTACTGTCGGGGAAACGCATCTACTCTCTCGACCTCGCCTCCCTCGTCGCTGGGACAAGTTTCCGGGGTGAATTTGAGAATCGGGTGAAAGAGCTCATCCACGAAGTACGCCAACGCCCCGACGTCATCCTCTTCATCGATGAGATTCATACACTCATCGGCACCGGCAATACTCAGGGCGGTTTGGATGCGGCCAATATCCTGAAGCCGGCCCTCGCGCGCGGTGAAATCCAAGTCATCGGCGCGACGACTTATTCTGAATTCAAGCGGCACTTTGAGAAAGACGCCGCGCTCGAACGCCGCTTCCAGCCGCTCCAACTCCCCGAACCGACGCCCGAGGAGACGCTCCAGATTCTCGAGCAAGCCCAAAGCGCCTATGAAGCTTTCCACGCCCTCGTGATCGATGCGGCCGCCCTGCGTTCGGCTGTTGATCTCTCGGTCCGCTATATCCCTGATCGCTTCCTCCCAGACAAAGCACTCGACCTCATCGATGAAGCCGCCTCGCTCGTCCGACACCGGAAAGCGGGTCCCAGCAAAAGTAACTTCTCCACTCTCCTCGCCCTCGAACGTGAACTCGGTGAAGCCGAACATGAGAAAGAACACCTCATCGCTGAAGGCGCCTACGACGAGGCGGAGGCTTTGAAGCGATCCATCACCCTCATCCAGAAACGACTCCAGGACGTGACTGAGCATGCCTCGGCCGCCGAACCAAAATCAAAGCGTGCTATCGTCAAACACGCCGATATCCTGGAAATCGTCTCTCGAGCCACTGGCATCCCCTTCGCCCGGCTGTCTGAAGACACGCCCGCCGCTCGACTCGAGCGGGTAAAGTCAGCCCTGGGGACGAAAGTTATCGGTCAGGAGACTGCCAAAGAGAAAGTCCTCACGACTCTCGCACGTTCCATCTCGGGCGTGAATGACCCGAACCGCCCGCTTGGCTCTTTCCTCCTGCTCGGTCCGACCGGCGTCGGTAAGACGCATCTGGCCAAAGTCCTGGCTCTGGAATTCTTCGGCGATGAGAAGGCACTTATCCGCCTCGATATGAGTGAATTCATGGAGCGCCACTCGGTCGCCCAAATTATCGGCGCGCCGGCGGGGTATGTCGGCTATGGTGACGGGGGGAAACTCACCGAAGCGATCCGTCGTCGCCCCTACGCCGTCGTCCTCTTTGATGAGATCGAGAAGGCACACCCAGATGTCTTCAATATCCTCCTTCAAATCCTCGATGAAGGGGTGCTCACAGATGCCGAGGGCCGCCGCGTTTCCTTCAAGAATACTCTCATCATCCTCACCTCAAATATCGGCACTGCGAGCTTCACCCAATCCGCCAAGGTTGGCTTCGCTGAGGCCGTCCCGGGGCGGGTCTTGCGCGCCGAATTCGAAGCGATCAAACGCGAAGTCCTCGAGGAGCTGAAGAAAGAGATGCGCCCTGAACTCCTTGGCCGTCTCGATCAGGTGATCGTCTTCAATGCCCTCGACCAACAGGCGATCGAACGCATCGCCACACTCGAGCTCGACCAACTGAAGGCCCGACTCGCAAAGCAAGGCATCATCCTCACCATCCCGACCGCGATCACTCGCTGGATTGCTGAAAAAAGCTTCGCCCCCGAGCAAGGTGCTCGGCTCATAAGGAAGAATGTCCAAGAATATGTCGAATCTGTCCTCGCCGAGCGGATGCTCGGGAAGCGACTCCCCAAACGACTCGCCCTCTCAATCCAACGCGGCACGGTCCTCGCTCGCTAA
- a CDS encoding ComF family protein, with protein MVDLLFPLHCFGCESEGTLACPVCLSSIPEREFQECPVCRKPYQKNGATCRGCRPRTALDGLFIARSYRHRLLQKLVFALKYRFIDSAADPLAILLAESIVHHPFPLPDLVIPVPLHARRLRFRGFNQAEVLADRLMAQLLPGTPVPMRSDLLQRIRFTKPQMKTDSKPERLANLTNAFAIQLETAGPVVGKYIWLIDDVATTATTLDECARALKAAGAKTVWGVVIAR; from the coding sequence GTGGTTGATTTACTTTTTCCACTCCACTGCTTCGGCTGCGAAAGCGAAGGCACACTTGCCTGCCCGGTCTGCCTCAGTTCCATCCCAGAACGCGAGTTTCAAGAGTGTCCGGTCTGCCGCAAACCGTATCAGAAAAATGGCGCCACTTGCCGCGGCTGCCGACCACGGACCGCCCTAGATGGCCTCTTCATCGCCCGATCGTATCGCCATCGTCTCCTCCAAAAGCTCGTCTTCGCTCTGAAGTACCGCTTCATCGATTCGGCGGCCGATCCGCTCGCCATACTTCTCGCTGAAAGTATCGTTCATCACCCGTTTCCTCTCCCCGATCTCGTCATCCCCGTCCCGCTCCATGCCAGACGACTGCGTTTTCGCGGTTTCAATCAAGCTGAGGTGCTCGCGGACAGACTCATGGCCCAGCTCCTCCCCGGAACGCCCGTCCCCATGCGGTCCGATCTCCTCCAACGCATCCGCTTCACCAAGCCACAGATGAAAACCGACTCGAAACCGGAACGCTTGGCCAACTTAACGAACGCCTTCGCCATCCAACTCGAAACCGCCGGACCTGTCGTCGGGAAATACATCTGGCTCATCGATGATGTCGCGACCACTGCGACCACACTCGACGAATGCGCCCGCGCCCTAAAGGCTGCCGGAGCGAAAACCGTCTGGGGTGTCGTCATCGCCCGATAA
- a CDS encoding fused MFS/spermidine synthase has protein sequence MFLSVLKQYQLPLAVFFTGGAVLVVEVVATRILSPYFGNTIFTFSSVISVILAALSVGYAAGGRLSDRYPSERLFAAIIAASGLCIYVVYWLVVLVLPSAAYTLDVVSGPLIASLALFFLPACLLGLLSPFAITLQSRSFPQQGIGAVSGSIFFWSTAGSIVGSLGTGFFLIPHFGVSAILMGIAGLLLILGLSLFLAAGVRKAIIVGTVMACIGGVVSAPVEPVGLAVYSQDTQYQRVDVVDGLYDDQPTRFFLQDHAPSGAMFLDSDEFVLEIAKYTALYRVLHPDVRQALIIGGGAYNIPKKLLNDIPNIQVDVAEIDPALLPIAQRYFGLTADSRLTNHIADGRRFLHDTSRTYDLIYSDVYYSLFLLPHLATAEFFLAAKEKLSTDGLFLGNFIGELSSDGTTSLLLSEMRTFQEVFPNSYFFLTEPAHPTEAQNIVFLGYNSPQSIDFQSVVFTEHADPLLRSLGAKRIDTTPLHLARFPKMTDDYAPVEYLIGRLVASAPGARPIQLPQAQQ, from the coding sequence ATGTTCTTGTCCGTTCTGAAACAGTACCAGTTGCCGCTCGCCGTTTTTTTCACGGGCGGTGCGGTGCTCGTAGTGGAAGTTGTCGCGACGCGCATCCTATCGCCCTATTTTGGGAACACCATCTTTACTTTCTCGAGTGTTATCAGTGTTATCCTCGCTGCTCTGAGTGTCGGCTATGCGGCCGGCGGCCGACTCTCGGACCGGTATCCGAGCGAGCGGCTGTTTGCGGCGATCATCGCAGCGAGCGGCCTCTGTATCTATGTCGTCTATTGGCTCGTGGTGCTCGTTCTCCCATCGGCGGCCTATACACTCGATGTCGTCAGCGGTCCGCTCATTGCTTCGCTTGCGCTCTTTTTCTTGCCGGCTTGCCTCCTTGGTCTGCTTTCGCCGTTCGCTATCACGCTTCAAAGCCGAAGTTTTCCTCAGCAGGGGATCGGGGCAGTGTCGGGATCGATTTTCTTCTGGTCTACGGCCGGGAGCATTGTCGGCAGTCTCGGAACCGGATTTTTTCTCATCCCCCATTTCGGGGTGAGCGCGATATTGATGGGTATCGCGGGACTACTGCTCATACTGGGGCTCAGCTTGTTTCTTGCCGCCGGAGTACGCAAGGCGATCATCGTCGGGACAGTGATGGCCTGCATCGGCGGAGTGGTGTCGGCACCAGTGGAACCTGTTGGGTTGGCTGTCTATAGCCAGGATACGCAGTATCAGCGGGTCGATGTGGTTGATGGTTTATACGACGATCAGCCAACGAGATTCTTCCTCCAGGACCACGCCCCTTCGGGAGCGATGTTTCTCGACAGCGATGAGTTCGTTTTGGAGATTGCGAAATATACCGCCTTGTATCGAGTTCTACATCCCGATGTCCGCCAGGCCCTCATCATCGGTGGCGGCGCATACAATATCCCCAAGAAGCTATTAAATGATATTCCCAATATCCAGGTGGATGTGGCCGAGATCGACCCGGCACTTTTGCCGATTGCACAGCGATATTTTGGGCTGACAGCCGATAGCCGTCTCACAAATCACATCGCCGATGGCCGACGGTTTCTCCACGATACGTCCCGGACGTATGACCTCATCTATAGCGATGTCTACTACTCGCTTTTTCTCCTGCCCCATCTCGCGACGGCGGAATTTTTTTTAGCCGCCAAAGAGAAGCTGAGCACAGACGGTTTGTTCCTTGGAAATTTCATCGGCGAGCTCTCGTCTGACGGAACCACATCGCTCCTTCTTTCTGAGATGCGCACATTCCAAGAAGTCTTCCCTAATAGTTACTTCTTCCTGACGGAACCAGCGCACCCGACCGAGGCACAGAACATCGTTTTCCTGGGCTACAATAGTCCGCAGTCGATTGATTTCCAATCCGTGGTTTTCACAGAGCATGCCGATCCCCTCCTTCGTTCACTCGGGGCGAAGCGGATTGATACAACCCCGCTCCATTTGGCGCGTTTTCCGAAGATGACGGATGATTATGCGCCCGTCGAATATCTCATCGGTCGTCTCGTGGCAAGTGCGCCCGGTGCTCGACCGATTCAGCTTCCGCAAGCACAGCAGTAG